From the genome of Ziziphus jujuba cultivar Dongzao chromosome 6, ASM3175591v1, one region includes:
- the LOC107430964 gene encoding protein BREVIS RADIX: protein MFTCIACTKQMADDGGEEGGGARGSGTPSTKEAVKSLTTQIKDMALKFSGAYKQCKPCTGSSSYKKGQRPYPDFDTASEGGPYPYMGGASSSSTPAWDFTSSSHHPGRSDTRFTGFMGGDRTPGGVSVSAQSCDVVLEDEDEPKEWMAQVEPGVHITFVSLPNGGNDLKRIRFSREMFNKWQAQRWWGENYDRIMELYNVQRFNRQALNTPPRSEDERDSSYSRMGSARESPMAHSSIKEWTPRSHYKPSGSRQYYPSDSLDHGGGHHYNAGSSAYGMGGHRGDGSSLEASRTTTSSRDEASVSVSNASDLETEWVEQDEPGVYITIRQLADGTRELRRVRFSRERFGEVNAKTWWEENRERIQAQYL, encoded by the exons ATGTTTACATGTATAGCATGTACGAAACAAATGGCAGACGATGGTGGAGAGGAAGGAGGAGGAGCGCGTGGCAGTGGTACCCCAAGTACAAAAGAAGCCGTCAAAAGCCTGACGACGCAG ATCAAAGACATGGCACTGAAATTCTCTGGTGCTTACAAGCAGTGCAAGCCATGCACAGGGTCAAGCAGCTACAAGAAAGGGCAGAGACCTTATCCAGACTTTGATACTGCTTCAGAAGGTGGTCCATACCCTTATATGGGAGGTGCAAGCTCAAGTTCTACACCAGCATGGGACTTCACTAGCTCAAGTCATCACCCAGGTAGATCAGACACAAGATTTACTGGGTTTATGGGTGGTGATCGGACTCCTGGTGGAGTGTCTGTATCTGCCCAGTCTTGTGATGTTGTGTTAGAGGACGAGGACGAGCCTAAGGAGTGGATGGCACAGGTGGAGCCAGGCGTGCACATTACTTTCGTGTCCCTTCCTAACGGTGGAAATGACCTGAAACGAATTCGCTTCAg ccGAGAGATGTTTAACAAGTGGCAAGCTCAACGATGGTGGGGTGAGAATTATGACCGAATCATGGAACTATACAATGTCCAGAGATTCAACAGGCAGGCTCTTAACACTCCTCCAAGGTCTGAGGACGAG AGAGATTCTTCTTACTCACGAATGGGATCAGCTAGGGAAAGTCCCATGGCTCATTCATCAATTAAAGAATGGACACCGAGAAGCCACTACAAGCCATCTGGGAGCAGACAGTATTATCCTTCTGACTCTTTGGATCATGGTGGTGGTCATCACTATAATGCTGGATCAAGTGCTTATGGTATGGGTGGCCACAGGGGAGATGGATCATCTCTGGAGGCATCACGGACAACAACCTCTTCTCGAGACGAGGCTTCAGTTTCAGTGAGCAATGCTAGCGACCTGGAGACAGAATGGGTTGAACAAGATGAACCTGGAGTCTATATTACCATTCGGCAGCTTGCTGATGGCACTAGGGAGCTTCGACGTGTTAGATTCAG CCGCGAAAGGTTCGGGGAagtgaatgcaaaaacatggtgGGAAGAAAACAGGGAAAGAATACAAGCTCAATACCTTTAA